In the Desulfobulbaceae bacterium DB1 genome, GGTGGAGCCGTTTGTTTCAACGCAAGCGCCGGATGGGCATCCCATCACGGCGGCAAAGTTGTCTTCCAGGATAAAGGCTGAGGGCAGGGCGCCGCCGATGTCGATGCCGACGAGGGCCGCGCCGCCGCCGGTCACATCCGAGGCGGAAAGTTTGCCGGTTATCGTGCCGTTGTCCTTGTCCAGGGTGAAGTAGAATTCGTTAAATCTTCTGTTCATGAACAGCCGTCGGTTGGAGTCGATATTCGTCATGTTTTCGGCGACACTTGTCACAAATCCTTTCCATGCCCGGATTTCACGGGGTGAAACGGCGTCATCCGGGGTGTCTTCCACTTCCCTTGTGGTCGTTCCCTGGGCCGACCAGGTGTCAAAAAGCGGTTGGCTGGGCGGCGCGATTTCATAGCCGGAGCCCGAGGCGCTGAAATTCAGAAAGTCGTAGTTTTCCCCGAGAATGAGGCCGCTGCCGCTGCCGTTCAAGGCGGTTATCGTCGGGAAGGGTTGCGTCGGATCGGCGGAATCCAGTTGGTCCGCCCCGGTTCCGAGGATTTTCACATTGACGATCTCGTTGCCGCGGATGTCCCCGATAAAGAAGACGGACGGGCCGGCCATGAGTCCTCCGATCCGGCCCAACGCCTTGCCGGAATGCCAGTTGATTTCTATCCAGACGGGATCGGAAAAGGTGTCGATCGTGCCATCCACCAGATTGGCGGTGCCGCTGATATCGCCCACGTAACCGGTGAGGCCGTCGGTGGGAAGCACGGGCGCCGGTGCAACGGGGTCAATGATCGGACTCGTCTCGTTGGGTGGCGGCACTTCCACGACGGGAGCGACAACCGGTTCGGTGGTGACCGCCGCAACGGTTGTTTCTCCCGCCAGGGCGATATCCGTTGTCGTGGCCGCATCATCGGTTTCCGGCAGCGCAGCCGGTTCCGTTTCCCCCGTGCTTTCATCGGTGGAGGCTGTTTCTTCGGCCACGGCAGGCGCGGCCTCCTCTTCATCGGTTGTTTCGTCAGCGGCAGCCGAGGATGATTCGCCTTCCTCCTGTTCTTCTCCGGTGGTTGTTTCCTCCGTTTCCTCCCCGTTGTCTTCCGCCTCATCACTCGCCTTTTTATTCAAAGAGGCAACTTCCTGTTCGCTGAATTTCGCGGGAGGTGTCGGGGCGCTTTCCGTCGACGCCTTGGTGCCGAAGCCGGGCTGGGAAATCTCAACCGTGCCGAAGGGATTGGTCACCGTAATTCCCTTGCCGCCTTGAAACACCACGGAAAGCGATTTCCCGGTCACGGTACCGGCATACATCGAGCCCCTGATGCCGATGGTGGCGGCCGGCGTTTCGGTGGTGAAGTTTTCCGGGGAATGCTTGGTAATGGCGCCGCCCATCACCCGAAAGACCCCTTCCTTCACTTTTGTTTTCAGTTCCCCCTCCTTCTTGTCCGGTTGCCAGCTGTACTGGGAGATCTGCATTTCGCTGTTGTCGGAGAGGCTGTAGATGGTGTTGTCGGTGAAGAGGATCTGGATGCGTCCACGCGGACCGGTTTTGATGCTGTCCGCGGCATGGATCGGGTCTTTTACGGCAAGCGGTCGCGATTTTCCGGCGGCGTCAATGGCCTCCACCTTGCCCCGTAGGGCCACCACGGTTGCGACCGGGCCGGCATTTTCCTCCGCCCGGCATATCGGCGGTAAGGAAAAGAAACAGAGCAGCAGGCCGAAAAGGAGAACGGAGAAGAGAGGGGAGCGCGGTTCGGCATTGTTCATGGCTGATTCTCCTTTAGAAAAATCCCAGGGTCAGGCCAAGGGAAACAAGATTTTTACGGTAGGTATAGAGGCTGATATTGGAATCGGAATCAAGATAGGTATAACTGAGTTGTCCGGAAAGATTCGTCCGTTTTTTTCCGGATTGCCAAAGCAATTTTGAAACACCGACCTTCAGTTCCTGAACGGTGTCGTTGCGTTTTTTGAGAAAGAAGATGTTTTCGCCGTCGTATTCGGTCGTTTTTGCGCCGATCCCGGCGAAAATCGTTGTATCCAGGAACATCAGGCGTTCATAGCTTAGGATCCAGCCGATACGATCATAACTGTTCACCTCGTCGTCGGCGTTTTCAATTTCATTGAACAGGTAAGCGCTTATCCGGTTCGGGCCGATGGTCAGCACCGGGTTGAAATTGATGTTGATATTGGTGGCGTCGAGATAGGGATCGGAATGGTTGTCTTTTTCCTCGATCTGGCCGCCGAAGGTTATCAGCATCCGGGGCAGCAGTGGAACAGTCAGCAGGCTGCCGAGGCCCAGCGAGTCGAGATAGCGGTCATGTTCCACATCGATATGCTTGATGATGCCGTGGTTGTTCCACATGAACCGGTCGGTTTTCCACACCGGCCCGCTTTTCATTTCATAGTAATAAACATCCAGGTCATGCCATGTTTCATAAAAGGCGTTGTAGTTGGTGAAGGCCGTTTTCCAGGTGTATGCGGGCGTGTTGGGGCGATAAACATGATTGATCACCGTTGTGGTCGAGAAGATCTCGTCATCCCGGGGTTTGGCGGTTGCCCCGGTGAGCTGAATGCCGCCCAGGACGATATCGCTTACCGGCGACAGGTAGACGTTGTCATCCAGGCTGAGGCCCAGGGAAAAGCTGCCGCTGAAGAGATGGCGTTTTTCCATCTCGTCAATGGCCGTCATATAGTGCTCGATATTTCGCCAGACCGCTTCCGGCGGTTTGGTCGCCAGCACTTCCCGGAAATATTGGCGGGCCAGCTCCCGGAAACCCAGGCGGAAATGACAGCGGGCTATTTCGAGTTTGACCCTGGTCGCATTGGGATCCGCGATAAGGACCCGTTCAAAGGCCATCAGGGCGGCTTCATAATCTCCCAGCTCATACAGGACGAGGCCGAGATAGAAGTTGATGTCGGGGTTGGCGGGGTCATTCCTGAACGCCGCGGAAAGGAATCTGTCGGCTTCCCGGTAATTGCCGGCGAGGAAATTTTTTTTCCCTTCCTGAAAATCCGCGGATTGTGACGAAGCCGCCGCAAGAGATGAAAGAGGCGCGAAGATGAAAAAAAGAAAAATAAAGAAGAGGCGCATACGTTCACTTTTTATAAAATAGTTGTGTGTTGCAATGGGTAAAATACTTTGATTCATAACATAGCAGAAGGCAACGAGGAAATAAACCGGGTGAGGTTGAAATTTGTCGGATCACAAGGCGGAGAACAAGAAGAAAAATCAAACTTGACAAATCCGTCCATTGTGGTATTTATCACTGTTTCTGTGTCTTAGTATATAAATCTGCGTTTGCGGAGCCGGTTCAGTTGGTTGCGCTCGGGATAGAAATCATTTCGTTTTGAAGTTGGAGGATAATATGTACGCTATAATTCGTACCGGCGGTAAACAGTATCAGGTGGCGGCAGGCGAAAAACTTCGCGTTGAAAAGCTTGCCGGTGAGGTGGGCGACACGGTGGAACTCAATGATGTTCTGCTGGTTGCCGCCGGTGATGATGTCAAGATCGGCCGGCCTGTTGTTGACGGCGCCAAGGTGACGGCCCGTATTGTCGAGCAGGATAAAGACAAAAAGGTGCTGATCTTCAAGAAGAAACGCCGCAAAGGATACAAGTTGCGAAAAGGCCATCGCCAGCCGTATACGGCGCTGGAAATTAAAGAAATAACCATTTAATAAACGGAAATTCTTAATCATTGCGTGGCAGGGTGCCGTTCATGGCCGCTGCCCGCACTATTTTTAAGAGGTTGCATTGTGGCTCATAAGAAAGCAGGCGGTAGTTCAAAGAACGGCAGGGACAGTAATGCCCAGCGTCGTGGTGTGAAAAGATTCGGTGGCCAGGAAGTTCGGGCCGGAAACATCCTGGTGCGTCAGCTCGGCACCAGGATTCATCCCGGCACCAATGTCGGACTGGGCCGGGATTATACTCTCTATGCAATGGTCGATGGTGTTGTCGCATATGAGAAATTCGGTAAAGATCGCAAAAGAGTGAGCGTCTATCCGGTCGAAACCGCTTAAGGTTTTCTGATGTTTTCCTCCGTCAAGGTGACGTATACATGGCATTCGTGGATGAAGCCAAATTTTTTGTCAAGGCCGGCGACGGAGGAAATGGATGTATCAGCTTCCGTCGGGAGAAGTTCGTGCCCAAGGGTGGACCTGACGGTGGTGACGGTGGGCGTGGCGGTTCGGTCATTATGGAGGCGTCCGACCGACTCAACTCACTGATCGACTTCCGTTACCGGTCCCACTTTATCGCCCAGAACGGGACAGGTGGGCAAGGCAAGAAGATGCATGGCCGGAAGGGCAGCGACTGCCTCGTCACTGTTCCTGTCGGCTCAATTATCAAGGACGCGGAAACAGGCGAAGTCATAGCCGATTTCGTCACCAGCCACCAGCGTATCGTGGTGGCGCAGGGCGGCAAGGGCGGCGGCGGCAATGTGCATTACGCCACCGCCACCAACCGGGCCCCGCGCAAGGCCGGTAAAGGTCGCCCCGGCGACGAACGCTGGCTCCTTATCGAACTCAAGCTGCTCGCCGATGTCGGTTTGATCGGCCTTCCCAATGCAGGAAAATCGACCCTGCTTTCCCGGCTGTCCGCCGCCAATCCCAAGGTTGCCCCATATCCATTCACGACGCTGGAGCCGCAGCTCGGCGTCCTGCGGTTTGAATATGGCCTGCAGTGCATTATCGCGGATATTCCAGGCCTCATCGAAGGCGCGCATCACGGTGCGGGCCTTGGGCATAAGTTTCTCCGCCATATTGAAAGGACCCGTATTCTGCTGCACGTCATAGACGCTTCCGGCCAGGAGGGTGATCCGCTCGATCAGTATCATACCCTGGAGCAGGAGTTGCACCTCTATAATGAAGCCTTGCTCGGCCGGCACCGTCTTGTCCTTTTAAACAAAGTCGATCTCATTGAGGAACAATCCGCTGTTGATGAGCTGCGTGACAGGTTCGGCAAAGAAGGCATCGATGTGCTGCCTATTTCCGCCGTCACCGGACACGGCTTAGGTGAATTGCGGGATCAGATTGCCCATCTCCTGGAGGAGATGCGCGAAAGTGAGGACGTGGAAGAACCGACATGACATTTCAGGTGGCCCGGGAAAAGGGCGGCGAATTGCGTAAAAGTTATCTCAGTGCGGCAAAAAGGGTAGTGGTCAAAGTAGGCAGCGCCGTGCTCACCACCGGATCAGGCCTTAATCAGGCCGTACTTGACAATCTGGCCGAGGAACTGACCTTTCTCAAGGAAAGCGGCCGGGAGGTTATTCTGGTCAGTTCCGGAGCAGTGGCCTCGGGCCGGAAAAAGCTGGGCCTCGGCAATCGCGTGCTGCGCATGCGGGAAAAACAGGCTGCCGCAGCCGTGGGGCAATCGAGCCTCATGCATTCATACGAAGATCTGTTTGACCGCCATGATCAGAAGGTGGCCCAGGTACTGCTCACCCATGACGATTTCGCCCATCGGGATCGTTATCTTAATGTCAGAAACACCATCTTTACCCTGTTTGAATGGGGAATTCTCCCCATAATCAATGAAAACGATACCGTATCGGTCAAGGAACTCCGTTTCGGCGACAACGATACCCTGGGCGCCATGGTGGCCAATCTCATCGATGCCGACGCCTTTATCTGTCTGACCGACGTTGATGGTCTGTATACCGGCAATCCCTGTACCAATCCCCAGGCAACCAGGGTGCATACCGTGGCCGAGGTTGACGAGGAAGTGGAAAACATGGCCGGAAATATCTGCGGTTCAAGCCTCGGTACCGGCGGCATGCGCAGCAAGATACTTGCCGCCAAAATGGTGGCGGCCAAGGGCGGATGTTCGTTTATCGGTCCGGGCCGGGAGCCGGGGGTTCTGCGCAAGCTTTTTGCAGGTGAGCTGGTGGGCACCTTTTTTCTCCCCCTGGAGCGGAAGTTGGCCAGCAGGAAGCACTGGATCGCCTATACCCTTCGGCCCAAAGGCTATCTCGTGCTTGACACCGGCGCCTGCCGGGCCTTGTCCGATCAGGGCAAGAGTCTGCTGCCCTCGGGCATCCGCGAGGTGCGGGGGAAATTCGGGGTGGGAGATCCGGTGCACTGTCTTTCGCCTGAAGGAAAGGCCATTGCCGCGGGTCTGGTCAATTACGACTCAGCGGATATAGAAAGGATTCATGGCTGTCATACCTCGAAAATAGAGGAGTTGATCGGCTACAAGGACAGCGACGAGGTGATTCACCGGGATAATCTGGTTATGCTCGGCATTCGGAATTCAAACACGGTGAATCAGGAAGAAGTTGAAGCAACAGGCTTCAAGGAATAATTGAATTGCCGGGAGCAGAAGATGAGCACGATCCAGGAAACGATTAAGAAGATGGCCGGGCAGGCAAAGGCCGCCTCCCGTAAAATGACCGCTTTATCCACGGAAAGCAAGAACCGGGTTCTCCTCCGCATGGCCTGCGCCCTGGACGAGCAGAAGGATTACATCCGCCGGGAAAACGACAAGGATCTCGCTGCCGGGCGCGCCAAAGGGCTGTCCGCCGCCATGCTTGATCGTCTCAGCCTTTCCGACAAGGTCATGTCCTCCATGATAAACGGCCTCAAGGAGGTTGCCGCCCTGCCGGATCCGGTGGGGGAGGTGACGGAAATGATCAAGCGGCCCAACGGTATCATGGTCGGGCGCATGCGTATTCCTTTGGGCGTTATCGGCA is a window encoding:
- a CDS encoding 50S ribosomal protein L21, which gives rise to MYAIIRTGGKQYQVAAGEKLRVEKLAGEVGDTVELNDVLLVAAGDDVKIGRPVVDGAKVTARIVEQDKDKKVLIFKKKRRKGYKLRKGHRQPYTALEIKEITI
- a CDS encoding 50S ribosomal protein L27, encoding MAHKKAGGSSKNGRDSNAQRRGVKRFGGQEVRAGNILVRQLGTRIHPGTNVGLGRDYTLYAMVDGVVAYEKFGKDRKRVSVYPVETA
- a CDS encoding GTPase ObgE produces the protein MAFVDEAKFFVKAGDGGNGCISFRREKFVPKGGPDGGDGGRGGSVIMEASDRLNSLIDFRYRSHFIAQNGTGGQGKKMHGRKGSDCLVTVPVGSIIKDAETGEVIADFVTSHQRIVVAQGGKGGGGNVHYATATNRAPRKAGKGRPGDERWLLIELKLLADVGLIGLPNAGKSTLLSRLSAANPKVAPYPFTTLEPQLGVLRFEYGLQCIIADIPGLIEGAHHGAGLGHKFLRHIERTRILLHVIDASGQEGDPLDQYHTLEQELHLYNEALLGRHRLVLLNKVDLIEEQSAVDELRDRFGKEGIDVLPISAVTGHGLGELRDQIAHLLEEMRESEDVEEPT
- a CDS encoding glutamate 5-kinase, whose translation is MTFQVAREKGGELRKSYLSAAKRVVVKVGSAVLTTGSGLNQAVLDNLAEELTFLKESGREVILVSSGAVASGRKKLGLGNRVLRMREKQAAAAVGQSSLMHSYEDLFDRHDQKVAQVLLTHDDFAHRDRYLNVRNTIFTLFEWGILPIINENDTVSVKELRFGDNDTLGAMVANLIDADAFICLTDVDGLYTGNPCTNPQATRVHTVAEVDEEVENMAGNICGSSLGTGGMRSKILAAKMVAAKGGCSFIGPGREPGVLRKLFAGELVGTFFLPLERKLASRKHWIAYTLRPKGYLVLDTGACRALSDQGKSLLPSGIREVRGKFGVGDPVHCLSPEGKAIAAGLVNYDSADIERIHGCHTSKIEELIGYKDSDEVIHRDNLVMLGIRNSNTVNQEEVEATGFKE